The Paenibacillus sp. FSL W8-0426 region ATGTATACCCGCTCGGATTTCCGGCGCAAAGGCGTGGCGCAGGCGATATTGGCCGAAGCGGAGCGGTTGGCACGGGAATTCGGCTATAGCAACCTGAAGCTGCAAACAGGACCGAAGCAACCGGAAGCGGCAGCGCTTTATGAACGGGTGGGTTATTATAGAATCCCGATTTTCAGCGGTGAATGGGAGGAAGTGCTGGCGTATCAGAAAGATGTCGTCCGCGAGCCGGTTTAATGTTTTGGGCTTGCAACGCGTGGGCACAGCGACCAAATAAATATGAAATTGGAGATTACTTTTACTTTGCGAATAGAAAAAGTATACGAATACGATATAAGCCATGAATTGCAATCAGAAATACAAGATTTATTGATCGCCAGTTTTCCGGATGTGTACCCTGAGCACCGGATTTATTTCAAGCAATTGCCGCATTTGCGATTTCTGGTTTACAACCAGGAAGATCGACTCGTCGGACATGTTGGATTGGATTACAGAGTCATGAATTTAAACAAGAAACCGATCAGGGTACTCGGCGTCATTGATTTATGCGTCTCACAAAGCGCCCGTTCCCAAGGAATAGGCTCGTCCTTGCTGGCGGAATTGGATCAATTTTGTGCGGGTCGAAATATTGACTTTATCCTTTTGTTTGCGGATAACATGACTTTATATTTGAAAAATGGCTACAAACCGGTGAAGAACAAATGCAAATGGTTGAAAATCGATGATGGATTTCAAACTTCCATTGGCTTAGGCCATGAAGCCATGGACGAACTGATGATCAAAAAAGTAGGCAAGATCGATTGGGAAGAGGCAGATCTGGACTTATTAGGCTACCTCTATTGAGGAGGAGAACGTGGGGTACGTTTGTTGAACAGGAGACGACGACTGATCTTAAAACGGTCAACCAGCAGGGCCGATAAAAAATAATACCGAAGAGAGTCGCGCAATTTGCGGCTCTCTTTTCATATTTATAAGAAATAACGCTGAAAGGAGGACAATGTAGTCAAACCTTTCACGGGCCCATATCTCCAATTTGATGATACGGCAACAATCAGTTTACCTTCTGCTTACATTGTTAGCGGGGGGCAGATATGCCCGTTACAGCGGGGAATACAGGCAGGACACGCATCCGTGGGGTTGTTGGCGATCATATGCAGCGGCTTGTTTGGTCAAAGTCATCTTGTTGAAGTTATCTGTTCATTTTACAGAACACATCATTTTACGCAGCGATCGTTGAATGCCCAGGACTTGCTTTTCCTGTGATCCACAAGGGTGGTGGAATATTCCTGAGTCGTGAACATTGTGTGACTTCCTACGGTCTTAGGGGGAAGGGGGTTGCGGACCCTGTGGCGAGTTATTATTGAAGCAAAAAAGCGTAAAAGCGTATCTATGAGCATATGAGAAAGTGTTAGTAAAACGTTAACAAATGTAACTCTATGTCAAAATTTTGATATACGCTTTCATTCCGTTGATCTTGTCCGCAACGTCCCTTATATTAACTTCGTTACATACACACAGAGGGATGGTGGACAATGTTGTTCGGGAGTAAAGGAAAGAAAATGCTGGCCATGCTTGCGCTGGTTCCGCTGACGACAGGCTTGGTAGCGGGAACAATCATGCCTGCAGGGAC contains the following coding sequences:
- a CDS encoding GNAT family N-acetyltransferase; its protein translation is MKLEITFTLRIEKVYEYDISHELQSEIQDLLIASFPDVYPEHRIYFKQLPHLRFLVYNQEDRLVGHVGLDYRVMNLNKKPIRVLGVIDLCVSQSARSQGIGSSLLAELDQFCAGRNIDFILLFADNMTLYLKNGYKPVKNKCKWLKIDDGFQTSIGLGHEAMDELMIKKVGKIDWEEADLDLLGYLY
- a CDS encoding GNAT family N-acetyltransferase, whose amino-acid sequence is MTHIVQAAAEDVRSKDSEQLIRELSIELGALYGGDGTAGFSPSDVEGPRSAFIVARLDGYPVGCGAIRPLDEDSVEVKRMYTRSDFRRKGVAQAILAEAERLAREFGYSNLKLQTGPKQPEAAALYERVGYYRIPIFSGEWEEVLAYQKDVVREPV